The following coding sequences are from one Methanooceanicella nereidis window:
- a CDS encoding helix-turn-helix domain-containing protein, translating into MTLADDVITAAFQSDEEFRKVMDKVIKKDLGLSVTEFGDRSGISPSTLYKILNGDRDPNLKTLREITGAIRQLEGLSKEKFIAVIAARPVLDRISEREMVVDNKKIVVREYSAMTMEDAIVAAIKAERDGAQALVCAPIVSYTIEKIVHIPVSTIMPTTSVVNAIENASRKIRSINVRE; encoded by the coding sequence ATGACTTTAGCTGACGATGTTATTACAGCAGCATTTCAATCGGATGAAGAGTTCAGAAAGGTCATGGATAAAGTGATAAAAAAAGACCTTGGCCTTAGCGTTACCGAATTTGGCGACCGCTCGGGCATATCGCCAAGCACCCTTTATAAGATATTGAACGGCGACAGGGACCCGAACCTCAAGACCCTCAGGGAGATAACCGGCGCAATAAGGCAGCTGGAAGGCTTGAGCAAGGAGAAGTTCATAGCGGTGATAGCTGCGCGTCCCGTTCTAGACCGTATAAGCGAGAGAGAAATGGTCGTAGACAACAAAAAGATCGTCGTAAGGGAATATTCTGCCATGACGATGGAAGACGCGATCGTAGCGGCCATAAAGGCTGAGAGGGATGGAGCTCAGGCACTGGTCTGCGCGCCGATAGTAAGCTATACCATAGAAAAGATCGTGCATATCCCGGTATCGACCATAATGCCGACGACCAGTGTCGTCAATGCGATAGAGAATGCGTCGAGAAAGATACGGTCGATAAATGTAAGAGAATAA
- a CDS encoding aliphatic sulfonate ABC transporter substrate-binding protein, which produces MANNDLIDQISSGKISRRTLLKAGAVAGIGLAGVSFAGCTDNGGNATVTPTGAPLQTKDLVRVGYLPSDHDAPFFIAETKGYFDKYGINVEGQKFSAGPDIMKQISAGNLDMAVVGAPPVISYLDKDPAARIIAPTHSEGSGLIVKKGLGITSVAGLKGKKIAIPGPGSIQDVMLRKLLADNGISYDKDVNVVTIPAGQMVDTMANGNIDAAIIWEPFVTMAVLNDVGEILLLSKDIMPGHPCCVVIASNEMIQKYPDSVRAYLKAHKDAVEFINANLNESAAIVASSEWLNIDPAIEVESLPHMTFMYKFDEDYIAGTESFARELKNMGKVNNDLTRNELFDLTFVNEL; this is translated from the coding sequence ATGGCTAATAATGATTTAATCGATCAGATAAGCAGCGGAAAGATCTCCAGAAGGACATTATTAAAGGCCGGGGCTGTAGCAGGCATCGGCCTCGCCGGCGTTTCGTTCGCAGGATGCACGGATAACGGCGGAAACGCGACCGTTACCCCTACGGGAGCCCCGCTCCAGACAAAAGACCTTGTAAGGGTCGGATATTTACCGAGCGACCACGACGCTCCGTTCTTCATCGCGGAGACAAAAGGGTATTTTGACAAGTATGGCATTAATGTCGAAGGGCAAAAGTTCAGTGCCGGTCCGGATATAATGAAGCAGATATCGGCGGGCAATCTCGACATGGCGGTCGTAGGAGCTCCACCGGTCATATCATACCTGGACAAGGACCCGGCTGCGAGGATCATTGCTCCGACACACAGCGAAGGCTCGGGACTTATAGTAAAGAAGGGTCTCGGCATAACGTCTGTCGCAGGCCTTAAGGGCAAGAAGATAGCCATACCCGGCCCGGGCTCGATACAGGACGTCATGCTCAGGAAGCTGCTGGCCGACAACGGTATCAGCTATGATAAGGACGTGAATGTCGTCACCATCCCTGCAGGCCAGATGGTCGACACGATGGCAAACGGCAACATCGACGCGGCGATCATATGGGAGCCTTTCGTTACCATGGCCGTCTTAAATGATGTCGGCGAGATACTCTTACTGTCAAAGGACATTATGCCCGGACATCCGTGCTGTGTCGTCATAGCATCGAACGAGATGATCCAGAAATATCCGGACTCCGTAAGGGCTTACTTAAAGGCTCACAAGGATGCCGTTGAGTTCATTAACGCAAATCTCAACGAATCGGCAGCAATAGTCGCCTCAAGCGAATGGCTTAACATCGACCCGGCTATCGAGGTAGAATCACTGCCGCACATGACCTTCATGTACAAGTTCGACGAGGATTATATCGCAGGTACCGAGAGCTTCGCCAGGGAGCTTAAGAACATGGGCAAGGTCAACAACGACCTTACCAGGAACGAGCTCTTCGACCTGACGTTCGTGAACGAGCTATAA
- a CDS encoding ABC transporter permease has product MLQIRKPILQISGVLFVIILWELLTSVFGVFKWILLPPPSDVFMTMYKMTADGELFMHAGYSLMRVVLGFLAAAAIAIPLGVSMGWVRSISYIIDPIVEIIRPIPPIAWIGLAILWFGIGLQSAMFLVFIGAFFPILLNTISGVRGVEKRLIEVAMTFGANDLNVLKKVVLPAASPSIFTGMRIGMGIGWMCVVAAEMIAVKFGLGNLIIEASNFGQTDRVMVGMITIGVLGLLINFLFQFAGNYLFKWQQGINNNEV; this is encoded by the coding sequence ATGCTCCAGATACGTAAACCAATATTACAAATATCGGGTGTCTTATTCGTTATCATACTCTGGGAGCTTTTAACAAGCGTATTCGGAGTGTTCAAATGGATCTTACTTCCTCCGCCGTCAGACGTGTTCATGACGATGTATAAAATGACCGCCGACGGGGAGCTTTTCATGCATGCGGGATATAGCCTGATGAGAGTCGTGCTGGGGTTCCTTGCGGCTGCGGCCATTGCAATACCTCTGGGAGTCTCGATGGGCTGGGTCCGGAGTATATCCTATATAATTGATCCGATCGTCGAAATAATCCGGCCGATACCTCCCATAGCCTGGATAGGGCTGGCGATACTATGGTTCGGCATAGGCCTTCAGTCCGCGATGTTCCTTGTTTTCATAGGTGCGTTCTTCCCGATACTGCTCAACACCATATCAGGTGTGAGAGGAGTCGAAAAGAGGCTTATAGAGGTGGCCATGACTTTCGGAGCTAACGATCTTAACGTGCTGAAAAAAGTCGTATTGCCTGCAGCCTCCCCCAGCATATTCACCGGGATGAGGATCGGCATGGGTATAGGATGGATGTGCGTCGTCGCGGCCGAAATGATAGCAGTAAAGTTCGGCCTCGGGAACCTTATTATCGAAGCGTCTAATTTCGGGCAGACGGACCGTGTCATGGTGGGCATGATAACCATAGGGGTACTGGGATTATTGATCAATTTCCTGTTCCAGTTCGCCGGGAACTACCTGTTCAAATGGCAGCAGGGTATCAACAATAACGAGGTGTGA
- a CDS encoding ABC transporter ATP-binding protein, protein MSGEIKIQNVCKDYSSNGSTLRAIDNISIDIKDSEFICIVGPSGCGKSTLLRMVAGLEPISSGEIHVAGKKVTSPTPSIGFVFQEYTLFPWRNVQKNVEFGLELKGMPPEERSERAKKYLDMVGLSKFKDSYPHQLSGGMKQRAAIARTLAVDPDILLMDEPFGALDAQTRNLLQMQLLDIWKTERIKVLFVTHSVDEAVFLADRVIIMSARPGRIKEIIDIDLPRPRVRTESDVNQLRNVILNSLFEEVQKLSEY, encoded by the coding sequence ATGTCGGGCGAGATCAAGATCCAGAACGTCTGTAAGGACTATAGCTCGAACGGCAGCACACTGCGTGCCATCGATAATATCTCGATCGATATAAAGGACTCGGAGTTCATTTGCATAGTCGGCCCTTCCGGTTGCGGAAAGTCCACGCTCCTCAGGATGGTCGCAGGGTTAGAGCCCATCTCAAGCGGGGAGATCCATGTGGCCGGCAAAAAGGTCACGTCGCCGACCCCAAGCATAGGCTTCGTTTTCCAGGAATATACTTTGTTCCCGTGGAGGAACGTCCAGAAGAATGTCGAGTTCGGTCTGGAGCTTAAAGGCATGCCGCCCGAAGAAAGGTCGGAACGGGCAAAAAAGTATCTGGATATGGTAGGCCTGTCGAAGTTCAAGGACTCTTATCCTCATCAGCTTTCCGGGGGCATGAAGCAGCGTGCGGCCATAGCCAGGACCCTGGCGGTCGACCCGGATATTCTTCTGATGGACGAGCCCTTCGGCGCTCTTGATGCACAGACGCGTAATCTGCTGCAGATGCAGTTGCTGGACATCTGGAAAACAGAGCGAATAAAAGTCCTTTTCGTCACGCACAGTGTGGATGAGGCAGTGTTCCTGGCGGACAGGGTCATAATCATGTCGGCCCGGCCGGGGCGTATAAAGGAGATCATAGATATTGACCTTCCGCGTCCCAGGGTAAGGACCGAGTCTGATGTGAACCAGCTAAGGAACGTCATTCTGAACTCCCTGTTCGAAGAAGTCCAGAAACTCTCGGAATATTAA
- a CDS encoding RAD55 family ATPase — protein MEKRLRTGIPGLDEMTKGGFIRGDTMLLTGPPGTGKTTFGLQFLLQGIQDGENGVFITIEEMPKKIMEDAVNFGWDLKRLQAENKLRIYQLQSDMLQTGGTPIMQCLDIIKDINARRIVVDPISLYSMNINNPNELRRELYAFVNYMKANDVTLLMTHEVPDILARVSKISDYGVEFIVDCIIMLQYVEMESEIKRSINILKMRGTDHDKAIRKYEITKRGFEVLSRFEGYEGIMSGTARKTGAQAFIEAFKK, from the coding sequence ATGGAGAAAAGGCTAAGGACCGGCATACCCGGCCTGGATGAAATGACTAAAGGCGGCTTCATAAGGGGAGATACGATGCTCCTTACAGGCCCTCCGGGTACAGGTAAAACAACTTTTGGGTTACAGTTCCTGTTACAGGGAATACAGGACGGGGAGAACGGTGTATTTATCACGATAGAGGAGATGCCTAAAAAAATAATGGAGGATGCCGTTAATTTTGGCTGGGACCTGAAGCGATTACAGGCGGAGAACAAACTGAGGATATACCAGCTTCAATCGGATATGCTTCAGACCGGCGGGACCCCTATCATGCAATGCCTTGACATTATAAAGGATATTAATGCAAGAAGGATAGTGGTGGACCCGATATCCCTGTACTCCATGAACATTAACAATCCTAACGAGCTGAGGAGAGAACTTTACGCGTTCGTCAATTACATGAAGGCGAACGATGTCACGCTTCTGATGACGCATGAGGTGCCGGACATACTTGCCCGGGTGTCAAAAATATCGGATTATGGCGTAGAGTTCATCGTCGACTGTATCATAATGCTTCAGTATGTCGAGATGGAGTCCGAGATCAAAAGGTCCATAAACATATTGAAGATGAGGGGTACCGATCACGATAAGGCCATCAGGAAATATGAGATAACAAAGCGCGGTTTTGAAGTGCTGTCCCGGTTCGAAGGCTATGAAGGTATCATGAGCGGAACGGCGAGAAAGACCGGAGCGCAGGCTTTCATAGAGGCTTTTAAAAAGTAG
- a CDS encoding response regulator transcription factor has protein sequence MANKIMVVDDEPDVVDLVKLVLESDGFEVVTAYSGKECLEKIEKEMPDLVLLDIMMPQMDGWEVFRRIKANEKTTNIPVAMLTAKTQSIDKMIGLHVVKVDDYITKPFGRSELLERVKKILKDKALLKK, from the coding sequence ATGGCTAACAAGATCATGGTGGTCGATGATGAGCCCGACGTGGTGGACCTCGTAAAACTGGTCCTTGAGAGCGACGGGTTCGAAGTCGTCACCGCTTACAGCGGGAAAGAATGTTTAGAAAAGATCGAAAAGGAGATGCCCGATCTTGTTCTTCTGGACATAATGATGCCTCAGATGGACGGCTGGGAAGTCTTTAGAAGAATAAAAGCGAATGAGAAGACTACGAACATACCTGTGGCGATGCTCACCGCGAAGACACAGTCCATTGACAAGATGATAGGTCTCCATGTCGTAAAGGTGGATGATTATATCACCAAGCCTTTCGGAAGATCGGAACTTCTGGAGCGCGTAAAGAAGATACTGAAAGACAAGGCTCTATTGAAGAAGTGA
- a CDS encoding efflux RND transporter permease subunit, which yields MVRIEECIGHFIKNNTTFIIAAALLLIFLSVIFAGKIYMATGTETLVFKDSQIYKDIEYYNDHFQSTTFLILITSDDVLDPEVLDAMDKLDRQIRNDPKIVDVSGLHVLVREGSEAYYGYDFIPRNKNDIEKLISLSSSRMTQFVVPDRHHTVMTVELSSDVEETESAEVLENVKSTIAWSQMPPGTSAVITGSTAMMLEIQNEMMTSMTIMLFSAIIFMIVALWFTFGHARWRLLPLPIVLIGVIFTGGAMGFTGVPLTMVSMAVFPILIGLGVEYAIQFQNRLMEELGTSSGPGEAVVRTIKNIGPPVFYSMMTTCLGFMAILSSPIPMIFDFGLMCLIGVMVCFLTALFLLTSVIYILSSLSRYKKDRKQKEAAPGPVENIISSIAEITTKNPTVVVFAILLMISGYALDSKTGIEIDRSTFAPQDLPSVVLFRSYSSIMGQETEDVTIQIKAHDVTSPEVVKWLNDFSEYEMANNPEVLSVSSIATAMSAYNGGTIPDTTKAIKDSLNKMPDDIKKRYVDEYKTTGIMRMVTKGTTTDNRISLLERIDRDIQFKLPPAGISASLGGESQMTLVTFGSLTTDRLTMTLLGALSVFLGLLVVYRGDIVKAIVPVLVVFIVTGLSCVVMFLLNMKYTPLSVTLGALTIGIGIDFSILHMERYYEEKLKGHGPEEAMRIATSKIGNAIFSSASTVIAGFGALVMSDFSILSSFGIVTIIDFLLALISAFVIMPPLLVTLDVWMSKKRIVNPFKEDVRS from the coding sequence ATGGTCAGGATAGAGGAATGTATCGGTCACTTCATTAAGAATAACACTACATTTATCATCGCGGCAGCCTTGCTTTTAATTTTCCTGTCCGTCATTTTCGCCGGAAAGATATACATGGCGACGGGGACCGAGACTTTAGTATTTAAAGATTCTCAGATCTATAAGGATATTGAATATTACAATGATCATTTTCAATCCACTACTTTTTTAATTCTCATAACATCGGACGATGTCCTGGACCCCGAAGTACTCGACGCTATGGATAAGCTTGACAGGCAAATACGGAACGATCCTAAAATAGTCGATGTTTCCGGGCTGCATGTCCTTGTCCGGGAAGGAAGCGAAGCATATTACGGTTATGATTTCATCCCCCGCAACAAAAACGATATAGAAAAGCTAATATCGCTTTCCTCGTCCAGGATGACCCAGTTCGTAGTGCCTGACAGGCATCATACCGTCATGACCGTCGAGCTTTCCAGCGACGTCGAAGAAACTGAATCTGCGGAAGTCCTCGAAAATGTCAAGTCGACGATAGCGTGGTCGCAGATGCCGCCGGGGACATCCGCGGTGATCACCGGATCGACGGCTATGATGCTCGAGATACAGAATGAGATGATGACGAGCATGACGATCATGCTTTTTAGCGCGATAATATTCATGATCGTCGCGCTTTGGTTCACTTTCGGCCATGCCAGGTGGAGGCTTCTGCCGCTTCCCATCGTCCTTATAGGGGTAATATTTACCGGAGGCGCCATGGGTTTTACCGGAGTCCCTCTCACGATGGTATCAATGGCCGTTTTCCCCATTCTTATCGGGCTCGGCGTCGAATATGCCATACAGTTCCAGAACCGCCTGATGGAAGAACTGGGGACCAGCAGCGGCCCTGGCGAGGCTGTCGTGCGTACTATCAAAAATATCGGGCCTCCTGTTTTTTATTCTATGATGACCACATGTCTCGGGTTTATGGCGATACTATCGTCGCCGATACCGATGATATTCGATTTCGGGCTCATGTGCCTCATAGGCGTAATGGTATGCTTTTTGACAGCACTGTTCCTTCTTACATCGGTGATCTACATACTGTCATCCTTATCCCGGTATAAAAAGGATAGGAAACAGAAAGAAGCCGCTCCCGGCCCCGTTGAGAACATAATAAGCTCGATCGCCGAGATAACTACAAAGAACCCCACTGTAGTCGTCTTTGCGATACTGTTGATGATCTCGGGCTACGCTCTTGACAGTAAAACGGGCATCGAGATAGACCGTTCGACTTTCGCGCCTCAAGACCTTCCGTCGGTAGTGCTTTTCAGGTCCTATAGCTCGATCATGGGGCAGGAAACGGAAGATGTGACCATACAGATCAAGGCCCACGATGTCACCAGCCCTGAGGTGGTCAAATGGCTGAATGATTTTTCCGAATATGAAATGGCCAATAACCCGGAGGTCCTCTCTGTCAGCAGCATTGCCACCGCGATGTCTGCATATAACGGCGGCACGATCCCGGATACTACAAAGGCTATCAAAGATTCTCTCAATAAAATGCCGGATGACATCAAAAAGAGGTACGTGGATGAGTATAAGACTACAGGCATTATGAGGATGGTCACAAAGGGCACGACCACTGATAACCGGATAAGCCTTCTTGAGCGTATCGACAGGGATATTCAATTCAAGCTTCCCCCGGCCGGCATCAGCGCGTCCCTTGGGGGCGAGTCACAAATGACGCTGGTAACTTTCGGCTCTTTGACTACTGACAGGCTTACAATGACCTTGCTGGGCGCTCTGAGCGTGTTCCTGGGGCTGCTGGTCGTCTACAGGGGCGACATCGTAAAAGCCATCGTTCCCGTACTTGTAGTATTCATTGTCACCGGCCTTTCTTGCGTCGTCATGTTCCTGCTAAACATGAAATATACTCCTTTATCGGTGACGCTGGGCGCTCTTACTATCGGGATCGGGATCGACTTCTCAATATTACATATGGAGCGATACTACGAGGAAAAATTAAAAGGACACGGCCCCGAAGAAGCCATGAGGATAGCCACCTCGAAGATAGGTAACGCGATTTTCTCGTCTGCCAGCACTGTTATCGCAGGTTTCGGCGCGCTTGTTATGTCAGACTTTTCCATACTCAGCAGCTTCGGTATAGTCACCATCATAGACTTTTTACTTGCGCTGATAAGCGCTTTCGTAATAATGCCGCCTTTACTTGTCACGCTGGATGTATGGATGTCAAAGAAACGTATCGTCAATCCATTTAAAGAGGATGTGAGATCATAG